GACAGTAATTTTCAACcgttttttctagattttttatttattctattttcCAAACAAGGTGAACTATTGGAGCCTGTGAAAGCTGATGAATGTTTTTGGAGTTTAGAAGATCAAAAACAAGTAACAATTCTCATGACTAAAAGGAATCAATCTGATTGGTGGAAGAGTTTGTTTAAAAATGGACCTGAAATTGACACACAAAAAGCTGAGCCAGAGCCAAGTAGGCTATCAGAATTGGACTTAGAAACAAGATCAGCAGTTGAAAAAATGATGTTTGATCAAAAACAAAAGCAAAAAGGGTTACCAACAAGTGATgagattcaaaatcaagatcaaatcaagaaaattatgGAAGAAAATCCTGAAATTGCTAAACATTTTGCTAATTCCCCTGCTAATGCTAATGGTAAAGGGGGAATGTCCAATATTAGGATGATGCCCAATGGGATGATGAGTTAATTTTGCGTGTGGGGACTTGATGAGTCGATCTATTTATACATCTTATATTTTACCGTTACATCAAAAGTTActtcatgtattaattttttttttatattgcttTTCGAGTTTGTGGAATTGGAATTATGATCCCAAATGTTTGGAAGCAATTTTCCTAGTTTTAATTAATTGTTGAAACATGATATATAATCATAATACGTGTGTATGGGCAAGCGATTTATTTGTTGAAGATGAATCAATCCACTTAcctgttttattttttattttcatataaaaaattaCTTTATGTATTGTTTGACATAAAatgaattatgaatttaatAAACTCATACTAttctttttttcatatctaagTCCTTTTTTGTTGCTTTTCGGGTTCGTGTAATTTGAATTATTAAacatttcttcttcattttttcaaCAAACAATATGTAATTAACTCCtaatataaaattgaaaataagattTGTCGATGAATTAAAACTTATCAAATCCCGAGATAAGTCTGAGATGTTTGATAAGCCTATACTTATTTTCATAGTGTGACATGCCGtatatgtacaagacctgaaaATGTATCCACTGCCTTATGATTGGACAACAATTCCTAGAaagatatatattattttttgtcttAACAAAAATGATTTTATCAATTCAGAATCTGCAATTCTAAAATAATAACTGGAAATATGAAGAAATAGGTtataaataggaaaaaaaaattgaacatcaaaCGCAGTGATAAAAAATTCCCAGCCACCAAAAAAGTAATtcttaaaaaaggaaaaaaaatctttaaaaagatcaaaataaataaaaataaaatactataagaacaataataagagAAACATAGGGGCAATAAAGTAAACTTACTATGTGGATTCCTCTTCAGCTCCATGGAATCTTTTGTAAACTGATGATCTCTGCTCATTGAACAGCAGAGAAAGAAATGATTTTTACACAGTTGAACTACTAACTGCAGAAATCAATCGTTAAAAACCCAATTTCCATTTTTGTCCCTTTCATCTCTCCACCCAAATTTCTCCTTAAAAAATTTCTCCTTTTTCCCACTTCTTTACTTTTTCCCAATTCAAGAAACCTATTATTGGTTTAAAGGTCAGTTTTTtgatgtgtgtatatatatatatatggcaatattctttcttgattttataTGGGTATTTGCTAAAAAGTTGTGATTTTGGGTATACCCATTAGCTTTTCTTGGACAAATTTTGGGTTATTTGTAGTGTTGATTGATTTTATTTGGATTAGTGGTAAAGAGCTGCAAATTTGGGGTTTTGGGTATTTGAGCTGTTGTGTTTGTGATTCTTGAGCTGCTTAGAGTTTGTTGATTTGAGTAGTGGAGTTAGTTTTATTTGATGAAAGTATGTTGGTTGAGAAAAAGAGTGATTTTTGGTATGCCATTAGCTTTTCTTGGACTAATTTTGGGTTATTTTTTAGTGTTGATTGATTTTATTTGGATTTGTAGTGAAGAGCTAAAGTTTGGGGTTTTGTGTATTTGAGTTGTTATCTATGTGATTCTTGAGCTGCGTAGAGTTTGTTGATTTGAGTAGTGGAGTTAGTTTTATTTGATTATGCCACCACCAGAAGGAAAAAGTTTGTTGGTTGAGAGAAGTGAAGTGATTTTTGGTATTTAAGTTTTTGTGTGTATGTGATTTTGAGCTTCTTAAAGTTTGTTGAATTGAGTAGTAGAGTTAGTTTTATTTGATGATGCCACAACCTAGAAGGAAAAAATGGACCGAGGCAGAAGAAAGAACTCTAATTGATAAGTATGGTGAGATGTTATGTGATGGGACTTTAGCTAAGATGAAAACTAGGGAAAAGAAGTATAGACCTATAGCTTTACATGTGAATTCTGTGCACCATGTTCGTGATCCGATCACGTATCCATGGCAATGGACTTGGAAGGATGTGTCCACTAAAGTGCAGAACATGAGACATCAATATACACTGGTGAAGCAGAAGATTAAGAAGCCAAACTCTGGGGATGAGTCGGGTTCTGGGGAGGAGTTCGATTGGATGGAGGGGCTAACTCATTGGTCGAATTTTTTAAGGTATAAGGAAGTGTTTGGGGATATCAATACACTTGTCTTCAATTGTAGCGATTCCATGGCGGTTGTAGGAGATGGAAATGAAAATAGTGGGGGATTTGATGTGAGTGGTAACGGCATGGGGATTGATCAATTTGGGCATCTAGGACATGCTGGGGACGGTGATTTTACGGGAGGTATTAATGGGGTTGATCATGGTGTTACAGGTAGGGAGTTTGATTATGATGGAGAAGAAGGAGAGGAGAATTTCAATGGTAGTATCAGGAGAAATAATCATTTGAAGGAAGATGCGGATAGTGGATTTGTTTACGAAGACATCGAGCCAACTGGATCCGATAcgagaaagaagaggaagatacTAAGAGGGGTGGAGAAGAGGGCGTGGAGTTTCCTTGCAACGCAGTTGGCACAGTTAAAGGAAATGGAAGCTCGGTTTGAGCAGCGTGAGGCTGAGAGGGAGCGGGAGAGGCAGAGGAGAGAACATATTAGAATAGAACTTGAACAAGAACGTGAGAGAAAAtgggaagaaagagaaagagagagggaGGAAAGGGAGAAAATGAGGGAGAAGTTGCAGAGACAGAGAATTCAAGAATGGGAAGCCATGGAGAAGGAAAGTGaggagagagagaggaggagacGAGAGGAACAGCTTATATTTGAGAGAGAACGTGAAGAAAGAATGCACAAGAGGAGATCAGATTGGAAGAAGAGGATTGACGAGACGTTAGGTCAGCATCGAGCTGAAATGAGCCAGGTCCAGACTCGAATACTTCACGAACAACAAAATCTTACTAGTCAGCTTCTTGGAATTTTCTCTCAGTGGACTGGTCATCCAACTGGGCTTTCTGATCACACAGGAGCTAGCAACCATTATCTTTCACAAATGATGCAAAACTTGCACCATGTCAACGGGATGGTTCACGGAGATGCAAGGGTTGTAGAGGATGCTCAAGAAGACCAATTTATCGTTGATGGATAAATAAAAGCAGGCTCCTTTTAGTATTTTCATCAACCACCTGAAGAGGGAAGGTTCATGTACCTTGCAAGACATGAACAAGTGTAAAGGTCAGTACTTTGTAATTGTATTATTTGATATTAGGTTTCTACTCAAAACCTATATATTTGAATAATGTTTCCTATATCCCCTTTTTAATGTAGCCATTATAGAATGTAGAGTTCTTGGCCTTCAAGTTTTTATGTCGCCATTGTTCAATAaaatcttttgatatatttatatttttacctgtgacgctttcattatttatttaagcgttatttgttattagtctttatttatttgtatttatttgtcatctattcgttatttgtttgttgtttttctcataaagcttttaattttctattcttatctaacatttttttatgcttttactgagccgagggtctccaggaaacagccgtcctaccttggtaggagtaaggtctgcgtacattctaccctccccagaccccatgttgtgggatttcactgggttgttgttgttgttgttgttgtatataataCCATCATTTTTTTGAGTGAACTTTCTCATTTTGTTCTGTTCTTCCATCAAGGTTCTTACtaacacaaaaagaaaaacaaatgacAAGCCCCTTGGGACTTGGCTTTGTGgtttactttggctaagaaagATATCTTAATCCTATCAACAATCAAGTTGCTGTACTTTTGTATTATGTGATATCATCACCACTGTTATTGCTATTAGCTTTTTGTCTTCAACCAACTTGCCAGATTCATCGTCAAGATCAATGAATCTGGTGTAGAAGACACTTCCTTCATCCTTTGATTCTTTTCTAGTTTTCTCAAGTAAAAAGGGTAAAATTGTTCGCTTTTTGGTGATGAAAGTATGACATGCTATTGGAAATTTTTAGTAAGACAGCGTTATGTATTTTACCTAATATGACTGGTTCACTggagaccccacttgtgggattacactgggtatattgttgttgttgttgactgGTTCACAAGTAGAGTTTACTGTGCATTCCAGACCCACCCCTGAGTCCAAAAGTGTCTCTACATATCTATGTAGGTGGTAGCTTTAT
This DNA window, taken from Solanum dulcamara chromosome 3, daSolDulc1.2, whole genome shotgun sequence, encodes the following:
- the LOC129881925 gene encoding protein BOBBER 2-like; this encodes MAILSDYTEGENQSQAKRPVDEEKQEEIKENENQESNTSSLDTKEEEENKKLKPNQFNGLDMENYTWGQTLQDVTINVSVPLGTKSRFLAVDIKNNSIKVGLKNQPSIVEGELLEPVKADECFWSLEDQKQVTILMTKRNQSDWWKSLFKNGPEIDTQKAEPEPSRLSELDLETRSAVEKMMFDQKQKQKGLPTSDEIQNQDQIKKIMEENPEIAKHFANSPANANGKGGMSNIRMMPNGMMS
- the LOC129883288 gene encoding stress response protein NST1-like, whose protein sequence is MMPQPRRKKWTEAEERTLIDKYGEMLCDGTLAKMKTREKKYRPIALHVNSVHHVRDPITYPWQWTWKDVSTKVQNMRHQYTLVKQKIKKPNSGDESGSGEEFDWMEGLTHWSNFLRYKEVFGDINTLVFNCSDSMAVVGDGNENSGGFDVSGNGMGIDQFGHLGHAGDGDFTGGINGVDHGVTGREFDYDGEEGEENFNGSIRRNNHLKEDADSGFVYEDIEPTGSDTRKKRKILRGVEKRAWSFLATQLAQLKEMEARFEQREAERERERQRREHIRIELEQERERKWEEREREREEREKMREKLQRQRIQEWEAMEKESEERERRRREEQLIFEREREERMHKRRSDWKKRIDETLGQHRAEMSQVQTRILHEQQNLTSQLLGIFSQWTGHPTGLSDHTGASNHYLSQMMQNLHHVNGMVHGDARVVEDAQEDQFIVDG